The following are encoded together in the Caldilineales bacterium genome:
- a CDS encoding AAA family ATPase, which translates to MSENNWAARWSKAQIRAMLRQQFQAFWQRDTGIERTQLAAVERASPLPHAVVISGLRRAGKSTLLAQLAHRLGEDTFYYLNFEDERFLGFEASDANDLYGLLIEVFGQRRVFVVDEIQNLVGRVVAWGPTTPPFPNTPTVLKPQHLA; encoded by the coding sequence ATGAGTGAAAACAATTGGGCAGCGAGATGGTCGAAGGCCCAGATTCGGGCCATGCTGCGCCAGCAATTCCAGGCATTCTGGCAGCGAGACACCGGCATCGAACGGACACAGTTGGCCGCCGTCGAACGCGCATCGCCGCTGCCTCATGCTGTCGTCATCTCCGGCTTGCGGCGGGCCGGCAAGTCCACCCTGCTGGCGCAGCTCGCTCACCGGCTGGGCGAGGACACGTTTTACTATCTCAACTTCGAGGATGAGCGTTTCCTCGGCTTCGAGGCGAGCGACGCCAACGACCTGTACGGGCTGTTGATCGAAGTCTTTGGCCAGCGCCGCGTCTTCGTGGTGGACGAAATCCAGAATCTCGTTGGCCGAGTGGTTGCTTGGGGGCCAACTACTCCGCCATTCCCAAATACCCCTACGGTGCTGAAGCCCCAACACCTTGCTTAG
- the hpt gene encoding hypoxanthine phosphoribosyltransferase, translated as MHNDIAEILITEKQLAVRVSALAAEISAAYADQQPVLVAVLKGSVVFMADLIRSLTVPHAIDFMATSSYGAATESTGVVRILKDLDEPIEDQHVLIVEDIIDSGNTLYYLRSLLLARSPASLRIVTLLSKPSRRLVDVPIDWVGFEIPDKFVVGYGLDYAERYRNLPYIAVLKPEAYGGG; from the coding sequence ATGCACAACGATATTGCCGAAATCCTCATCACCGAGAAGCAATTGGCCGTGCGCGTAAGCGCCCTTGCAGCCGAGATTTCCGCCGCCTATGCCGACCAACAGCCGGTGCTGGTGGCGGTGCTGAAGGGCAGTGTGGTGTTCATGGCTGACTTGATCCGCTCGTTGACGGTGCCGCACGCCATCGACTTCATGGCCACCTCCAGCTATGGCGCCGCCACCGAATCGACGGGCGTGGTGCGCATCCTCAAGGACCTGGACGAGCCAATCGAAGATCAACACGTCCTGATCGTGGAGGACATCATCGATAGCGGCAACACGCTGTACTATCTGCGGAGTTTGCTGCTGGCCCGCAGCCCGGCCAGCCTGCGCATTGTCACCTTGCTCAGCAAGCCCAGCCGCCGGCTGGTGGATGTGCCCATCGACTGGGTCGGTTTCGAAATCCCCGATAAATTCGTCGTCGGCTATGGTCTGGACTATGCCGAGCGCTATCGCAACCTGCCCTACATCGCCGTGCTCAAGCCCGAAGCCTACGGCGGGGGGTGA
- a CDS encoding DUF1638 domain-containing protein produces MRIKCLGCEVLARPLYTCAASSPHIVDIHLFRRGLHNTPQVLRNHLQEHIDQAAGQGYDAVVMGYGLCGQATAGLTARKAPVVIPRAHDCITLFLGGRDRYTRQFEQTPGTYWYALDYIERDDGTGGNMGLGSGLGNTGQDVYQEYVEKYGQENADYLMEVMGAWQSHYQRAAYIEMGVGDGSRVEAKARDDANRRGWLFERIIGDLVLIRRLVHGDWADDFLVLQPGEQAKVTYDEGIIDCVLVG; encoded by the coding sequence ATGCGAATCAAATGCCTGGGCTGCGAGGTGCTGGCCCGCCCCCTCTACACCTGCGCCGCCTCCTCGCCCCACATCGTCGACATCCACCTTTTTCGCCGCGGCTTACACAACACGCCGCAGGTGTTGCGCAACCACCTCCAGGAACACATCGACCAGGCAGCGGGACAGGGCTATGATGCCGTAGTCATGGGCTACGGGCTTTGCGGTCAGGCCACGGCCGGATTGACGGCCCGCAAAGCGCCGGTGGTGATCCCGCGCGCCCACGACTGCATCACCCTTTTCCTGGGCGGGCGCGACCGCTATACGCGGCAGTTCGAGCAAACCCCCGGCACCTACTGGTACGCCCTGGACTACATCGAGCGCGACGATGGCACGGGCGGGAACATGGGGCTTGGCTCCGGCCTGGGCAACACCGGCCAGGATGTCTATCAGGAATACGTGGAGAAATACGGCCAGGAGAACGCCGATTATCTGATGGAGGTGATGGGCGCCTGGCAATCGCATTACCAGCGCGCGGCCTACATCGAGATGGGGGTGGGCGATGGCAGCCGGGTCGAAGCGAAAGCGCGCGACGACGCCAACCGCCGGGGCTGGCTGTTCGAACGCATCATCGGCGACCTGGTGCTCATCCGCCGGCTGGTGCACGGCGACTGGGCCGATGATTTCCTCGTCCTCCAGCCGGGTGAGCAGGCAAAAGTCACCTACGACGAGGGTATCATCGATTGCGTCTTGGTTGGGTGA
- a CDS encoding Os1348 family NHLP clan protein, whose amino-acid sequence MASESERERLAGHALMSDESFRRWLLDDPIAAAKSLGIELSTAEARAIQSADKGMLEEAADLVYKLAAGPRMMGGW is encoded by the coding sequence ATGGCAAGCGAAAGCGAACGCGAACGACTGGCCGGACACGCCCTGATGAGCGACGAGAGTTTCCGGAGATGGCTGCTCGATGACCCCATAGCTGCGGCCAAGAGCCTCGGCATCGAGCTATCGACGGCCGAAGCCAGGGCGATTCAGTCGGCGGACAAAGGTATGCTAGAGGAGGCGGCCGACCTTGTCTACAAACTGGCGGCCGGGCCTCGCATGATGGGCGGCTGGTAG
- a CDS encoding MgtC/SapB family protein, with protein sequence MFGFFDTVTWAMVRDLVIAAFLGGVIGLERTTAARPAGLRTYMLVSVGSCLFTLLSIYGFPLEGPARDTARVAAQIVTGVGFLGAGAIWRAQDTMKGLTTAAGLWVAAGIGMAAGAGFGLLALVATVLVLLILTVLHRLEAIYIEKVRKPATPPPPPGATNPPS encoded by the coding sequence ATGTTCGGCTTTTTTGACACTGTCACCTGGGCAATGGTGCGGGATCTGGTCATCGCCGCCTTTCTGGGCGGGGTGATCGGGTTGGAGCGCACCACCGCCGCCCGCCCGGCCGGCTTGCGCACCTACATGCTCGTCAGCGTCGGTTCATGCCTGTTTACGCTCTTGTCGATCTACGGTTTTCCTTTGGAAGGCCCCGCACGCGATACGGCGCGTGTGGCGGCGCAGATCGTCACCGGCGTCGGTTTTCTGGGGGCTGGAGCTATCTGGCGGGCGCAGGATACGATGAAGGGGCTAACGACTGCGGCCGGGCTGTGGGTGGCTGCCGGCATCGGCATGGCCGCCGGCGCCGGCTTTGGTCTGTTGGCGTTGGTGGCCACGGTGCTTGTGCTCCTCATCCTCACGGTTTTGCACCGCCTCGAGGCGATCTACATCGAGAAGGTGCGCAAACCGGCGACCCCGCCGCCCCCTCCTGGCGCAACGAATCCACCATCTTAG